A genomic stretch from Pararhizobium sp. IMCC21322 includes:
- a CDS encoding family 16 glycosylhydrolase: MDSGDAPENSNKRSDELTETLLACQSRILTLAEQHKGIVELEKLALKMVADVTSSEAAVVSEPAPAAPNASGQNPKPIPENKKVKQVLAAFLIASVTATALTTLSSEPSYADDLDSGVSFVDNFNSLDSIRWYISDGWANGDHQNCTWSKGATGISDDMLVLQFKQQTTADRNYACGEVQTYARFGYGVYEARIKTGSGSGLNAAFFTYIGPVHKKPHDEIDFEFLLKDTSKVQLNYYVGGSGGNEAFIPLEDTSDSGFNNYAFVWEPGQMHWYVNGNLVHQTSDTDVLPSNLQKIYFSLWGSDTFVDWMGPFSAPDEPVLMFVDRVAFTGFDEPCQFDGSVACNFEPAGN, encoded by the coding sequence ATGGATAGTGGCGATGCTCCTGAAAATTCCAACAAACGATCGGACGAACTGACAGAGACATTGCTGGCTTGTCAATCCAGGATTTTGACGCTTGCGGAGCAGCACAAAGGAATTGTTGAGCTTGAGAAACTGGCCCTGAAGATGGTCGCTGATGTCACCTCAAGTGAGGCTGCTGTGGTCAGCGAGCCGGCACCTGCGGCTCCCAATGCTTCAGGCCAAAATCCAAAGCCAATTCCGGAGAACAAGAAGGTCAAGCAGGTTCTGGCGGCCTTTTTGATTGCGTCAGTCACCGCAACTGCTCTGACAACACTTTCGTCTGAACCATCCTACGCGGACGATTTGGACAGCGGCGTATCATTTGTCGATAACTTCAACTCTCTGGATTCAATCCGCTGGTACATCTCTGACGGATGGGCCAATGGCGACCACCAAAACTGCACCTGGTCAAAGGGCGCAACCGGCATTTCAGATGACATGCTTGTGCTGCAATTCAAACAGCAGACGACCGCTGATCGAAACTATGCATGTGGCGAGGTGCAGACCTACGCACGGTTTGGATACGGCGTCTATGAAGCTCGGATAAAAACCGGCAGTGGCTCTGGCCTCAATGCTGCATTTTTCACCTATATCGGACCAGTGCATAAAAAACCCCACGATGAGATCGATTTTGAATTCCTCCTGAAGGACACAAGCAAAGTTCAACTCAACTATTATGTGGGTGGCAGTGGTGGCAATGAAGCCTTCATCCCCCTTGAAGACACGTCGGACAGTGGCTTCAATAATTACGCATTTGTCTGGGAACCAGGGCAGATGCATTGGTATGTCAACGGCAATCTGGTTCACCAGACCAGTGACACAGATGTGCTGCCGAGCAATCTTCAGAAGATTTATTTCAGCCTGTGGGGATCAGACACATTTGTCGATTGGATGGGGCCCTTCTCAGCGCCGGATGAGCCGGTTTTGATGTTCGTTGATCGGGTCGCTTTCACCGGCTTTGATGAACCTTGTCAGTTCGACGGATCCGTCGCCTGCAACTTTGAACCAGCGGGAAACTGA
- a CDS encoding glycosyltransferase: protein MIQIAEPPTQFGPLANVTDTFHTVANSLGKYVFAGMTDPQDRLHDITRHDAFQKFLRTNKVANFLGSSREHRRSDDQKFDLWLNIYRKRTALLNAACLAHISKISNALVKADVEFIVFKGVIQQKILYGSYFVKPAGDVDLLVHGNDFKRARDVLGTAGFAVVDRTDSSWWVNFLGEQHFEPHLPGSPAIDLHYRIQQPGSPQPTDTGEFIKRKQFVDVAGIKVPFMHPDDFLLMSSISIAKAMFNREPCGGHIADVHASLCNLRTQDITAIQAFSKQQGLSAILSLGLRSAKAVLNVDHPMTKTPEPEILASVSDASLKNLLLLPEKNASNWPKRRQVLWELCERSPARFASESLWAISADVSRRITQEKRTAKPRQSAEVQNMANSHGHENPVETLAEGQQHSRNAKSVCVIIAAFNAEDSIARAVTSALNQAEVSEVIVVDDASTDQTVVTARLAEDGTNRLKLIELSQNVGPAEARNIAIDNSHAPLIAVLDADDFFLKDRFKPLIEDDDWDFIGDNIVFLDEEAIGTFETTELLGNSPKQTTLSFAEFIAGNISKRGLMRGELGFLKPVMKRGFLQAHGIRYQRNLRLGEDYELYSRALLKQARFKISPSLGYAAIIRSNSLSAKHQTSDLEALVKADRSMLDDHALSAANRSMLMRHERHIHSKFALREFLDLKKDKTAWQALKFACSNPSIFLAVFSGIAFDKIGKIGLTKSQKPPANIYRDQQVLFPVNGIGANQ, encoded by the coding sequence ATGATACAGATTGCCGAACCCCCTACCCAATTCGGTCCACTCGCAAACGTTACAGACACTTTCCATACGGTCGCAAATTCCCTCGGCAAATATGTATTTGCGGGAATGACGGACCCTCAGGATCGGCTGCATGACATTACGAGACATGATGCATTTCAGAAATTTCTGCGCACCAACAAGGTCGCAAATTTCTTGGGATCTTCGCGTGAACATAGACGTTCGGACGATCAGAAATTCGATCTATGGTTGAATATCTATCGCAAACGGACAGCACTTCTGAATGCGGCCTGTCTTGCCCATATCTCGAAAATTTCGAATGCGCTGGTGAAGGCTGATGTTGAGTTCATTGTCTTCAAGGGCGTAATTCAGCAGAAAATCCTCTATGGCAGCTATTTTGTAAAACCCGCCGGTGATGTTGATTTGCTCGTACACGGCAATGACTTTAAGCGGGCCAGAGACGTGCTGGGAACGGCCGGGTTTGCCGTGGTCGACAGAACGGATTCAAGTTGGTGGGTCAATTTTCTAGGCGAGCAACATTTTGAGCCCCACCTGCCAGGGTCCCCGGCAATTGATCTTCACTACAGGATTCAGCAACCCGGTTCACCGCAACCAACTGATACCGGTGAATTTATAAAGCGGAAACAGTTTGTCGATGTTGCCGGGATCAAGGTGCCGTTCATGCACCCGGATGACTTTTTGCTTATGTCGTCGATCAGCATTGCCAAAGCGATGTTCAATCGTGAGCCGTGCGGAGGCCATATTGCTGATGTCCATGCGAGCCTTTGTAATTTGCGGACACAGGATATCACGGCCATACAGGCTTTCAGCAAGCAGCAGGGTTTGTCAGCCATTCTCTCGCTCGGCCTTCGTTCTGCAAAAGCTGTCCTGAATGTTGATCATCCAATGACAAAAACGCCCGAACCAGAAATCCTGGCTTCGGTCAGTGATGCATCTCTTAAAAACCTTCTGCTTCTGCCCGAAAAAAACGCGTCAAACTGGCCCAAGCGCCGACAGGTGTTGTGGGAACTCTGCGAACGCTCTCCGGCCAGATTCGCCAGTGAATCTTTATGGGCGATATCGGCAGATGTCAGCCGTCGCATCACTCAGGAAAAACGCACAGCAAAACCACGACAGTCGGCTGAGGTTCAGAATATGGCAAACTCCCATGGGCATGAAAACCCAGTCGAAACCCTGGCTGAGGGCCAGCAGCATAGTCGCAATGCAAAATCTGTTTGCGTGATAATTGCTGCCTTCAATGCTGAAGATTCAATTGCTCGGGCTGTGACCTCAGCACTCAATCAGGCGGAGGTGTCAGAAGTCATCGTTGTTGATGATGCTTCGACGGACCAAACAGTCGTCACAGCGCGGCTTGCAGAAGACGGAACCAATCGCCTGAAATTGATTGAATTGTCGCAAAATGTTGGTCCTGCCGAAGCCAGAAACATCGCCATAGACAATTCACATGCTCCACTGATTGCCGTCCTGGATGCAGATGATTTTTTCCTGAAGGATCGTTTCAAACCGCTGATTGAAGACGATGATTGGGATTTTATCGGCGATAACATCGTGTTTCTGGACGAAGAGGCGATTGGCACGTTTGAAACCACGGAATTATTGGGCAACAGCCCCAAACAAACGACGCTGAGTTTCGCTGAATTTATTGCCGGGAATATTTCCAAACGCGGCCTGATGCGCGGCGAACTGGGATTTCTCAAACCCGTCATGAAACGGGGATTTCTCCAGGCGCATGGCATCCGATACCAGCGCAATCTTCGCCTGGGTGAGGATTATGAGCTGTATTCAAGAGCGCTCCTGAAACAGGCGCGCTTCAAAATCTCACCATCTTTGGGATATGCCGCAATAATCCGTTCCAATTCACTCAGCGCAAAACATCAGACTTCGGATCTGGAAGCATTGGTGAAAGCCGACCGTTCCATGCTGGATGACCATGCTCTCTCTGCTGCCAACCGCTCAATGTTGATGCGCCACGAACGGCATATCCACAGCAAATTCGCACTTCGCGAATTTCTCGATTTGAAGAAAGACAAAACGGCGTGGCAAGCCCTGAAATTTGCCTGTTCAAACCCGTCTATTTTTCTCGCTGTGTTTAGCGGTATTGCGTTTGACAAGATTGGTAAAATTGGCCTGACAAAAAGCCAAAAACCACCGGCGAATATTTATCGAGACCAACAGGTTTTGTTTCCGGTCAATGGAATTGGAGCCAATCAATGA
- a CDS encoding putative RiPP precursor: MKTASKSLSPKYEAPCLTVHGSIEQITQGASTGSALDAAFPVGTTFGDLTFS, from the coding sequence ATGAAAACAGCTTCGAAAAGTTTGAGCCCGAAATACGAGGCGCCGTGTCTCACGGTTCACGGTTCAATCGAACAGATAACCCAGGGTGCTTCTACCGGATCGGCACTTGATGCTGCGTTTCCGGTTGGAACGACATTTGGCGATCTGACCTTCTCTTAA
- a CDS encoding PqqD family protein, with amino-acid sequence MTSLFVFCQATKFVGNCRVGRKLSGVSAMNGSSPMTEDRDPISQRLKASSEVVACEFGEGIALLHLKSNVYYSLNSVGADIWDFIQKPSSRDDIYKYIEEKFQIQKEVCRADVEKILSEFKKYNLLSPS; translated from the coding sequence ATGACCAGCCTGTTCGTGTTTTGTCAGGCGACAAAATTCGTGGGCAATTGCCGGGTTGGGCGGAAATTGTCAGGTGTGTCAGCAATGAATGGTTCTTCACCCATGACAGAAGATCGTGACCCAATATCCCAACGTCTAAAAGCGTCCTCGGAAGTTGTCGCTTGCGAGTTTGGCGAAGGCATAGCGCTGCTTCATTTGAAAAGTAATGTCTATTATAGCCTCAATTCTGTTGGCGCAGACATCTGGGATTTTATACAAAAGCCTTCATCAAGGGACGATATTTATAAGTATATAGAGGAAAAATTTCAGATTCAGAAAGAAGTATGTCGTGCAGACGTAGAAAAAATTCTGTCAGAATTTAAGAAGTACAATTTGTTGTCTCCATCATGA
- a CDS encoding lasso peptide biosynthesis B2 protein, which translates to MRFFRLSISEKIFLAHCIIVLCVIRLALSLKSASFIMRKISAIHVTEDGDQKSSSMVAWGVGACSNYVPGATCLTQALAGQYLMARHNYRSIVRIGIERDDHKNIKAHAWLLSGGFVVLGGKASDMPLYATMVDL; encoded by the coding sequence ATGCGATTTTTTCGCCTAAGTATTTCAGAGAAAATCTTCCTCGCCCATTGCATTATTGTGTTGTGCGTCATTCGTCTTGCTCTGTCACTGAAGTCAGCTTCTTTCATCATGCGGAAGATATCGGCAATTCATGTCACTGAAGACGGCGATCAAAAGTCGTCAAGCATGGTCGCATGGGGGGTCGGTGCGTGCTCCAATTATGTGCCCGGTGCAACGTGCCTGACACAGGCTCTGGCCGGGCAGTATTTGATGGCCAGACACAACTACCGTTCAATCGTGAGAATTGGGATAGAGCGGGATGACCACAAAAACATAAAGGCGCATGCGTGGCTGCTAAGCGGCGGGTTTGTTGTGTTGGGTGGAAAGGCATCTGACATGCCACTTTATGCAACCATGGTAGATTTGTAG
- a CDS encoding asparagine synthase-related protein: protein MSAIAGIFSRAMSGEPTEACLHKMLSAMQARFSDGQKVLTIGPVTLGLGWTNTSGERKGGPFSSHGKALSIVGDIRLDNREALMSILGNCAGGITDSELVLKAYRRWGEGMPSHLEGDFAFVIWDDSRQAVFCARDRFGIKPFYFRLTEIQFSVASSISALVEMQGSGLDVDEDRIADFLVGLPSETGKTAFQQIRRLPPGEYMTVTRDDVRTAGYWVIEPKQPVAQAELPDAFAELFTRSVANRMRGTDQVGVMLSGGLDSSSIACVARNLRSMQGQGALDTYSLVFERGSGADEIHSIQSVLNTGGFKPHFLGPELPEPFAQHESVLREQSELFLAPGLSNIRSIYAQAKANGQRVLLDGHGGDEVVSHGYGRLRELTDQGNWLRLWREACGAAKTLNVSPATICLQLLTSRFAASGNLFNSFSTFSQSRLPYRVRAKLSRKRTEWRQLVNEDLVHRSNLIARYSAARDTKAGDASEQDEHMHILANPLIPHAFEVLDRAAGANCIEPRYPFWDKELLLFCLGLPASQKLGNGWTRLILRQAMEDILPTAVQWRRDKADFTSNTAVSMLSHNQALMSSIMGAEADRLAPYVNMDFLRKAFQRLSQQGDRAQLEDILHVWRSVWLSLWLKQMERGTSIEY from the coding sequence ATGAGCGCTATTGCAGGCATATTCAGCAGAGCAATGAGCGGAGAGCCTACCGAGGCCTGTCTGCACAAAATGCTATCGGCGATGCAAGCCAGATTTTCTGATGGCCAGAAGGTTTTGACGATTGGTCCGGTGACGCTCGGGCTCGGTTGGACGAATACTTCAGGTGAGCGTAAAGGCGGGCCGTTTTCATCTCATGGTAAAGCCCTTTCGATCGTCGGCGATATCAGATTGGACAATCGTGAAGCACTCATGTCCATCTTGGGAAATTGCGCTGGCGGAATAACCGACAGCGAGTTGGTGCTGAAGGCCTATCGAAGATGGGGTGAAGGCATGCCGAGCCATCTGGAGGGCGATTTCGCTTTCGTGATATGGGACGATTCCAGACAAGCGGTCTTCTGCGCACGGGATCGTTTTGGTATCAAGCCGTTCTATTTTCGCCTGACCGAAATACAATTCTCAGTTGCATCCAGTATTTCGGCACTTGTTGAAATGCAGGGCAGTGGATTGGATGTCGACGAGGATCGCATTGCCGACTTTCTGGTTGGCCTTCCCAGCGAGACCGGCAAGACGGCATTTCAACAGATCAGACGTTTGCCGCCCGGGGAATATATGACGGTCACCCGTGACGATGTTCGCACCGCCGGATATTGGGTGATCGAACCAAAGCAGCCCGTTGCACAGGCCGAATTGCCAGACGCATTCGCGGAGCTTTTCACGCGGTCTGTAGCGAACAGGATGCGCGGAACCGATCAAGTGGGAGTTATGCTCTCGGGAGGACTGGACTCATCATCCATTGCCTGTGTTGCTCGTAATCTGAGGTCAATGCAAGGGCAAGGCGCACTTGACACCTACTCACTTGTATTCGAGCGGGGAAGCGGTGCCGACGAAATCCATTCTATCCAGTCTGTGCTGAATACAGGTGGCTTTAAGCCCCATTTTCTGGGCCCGGAACTGCCGGAGCCTTTTGCTCAACATGAGAGTGTGCTTCGGGAACAATCAGAACTGTTTCTGGCGCCCGGGCTGTCAAACATCCGTTCAATTTATGCACAGGCCAAGGCCAACGGGCAACGCGTGCTTCTGGATGGTCACGGCGGTGATGAAGTTGTGTCCCACGGTTATGGACGGCTTCGGGAATTGACTGATCAGGGCAACTGGCTGAGATTGTGGCGGGAGGCCTGTGGTGCAGCAAAAACCCTGAATGTCAGCCCTGCTACGATATGTCTGCAATTGCTGACAAGCCGGTTTGCCGCCTCAGGCAATCTCTTCAACTCGTTCAGCACATTTTCTCAATCCAGACTGCCTTATCGCGTGAGAGCAAAACTCTCCAGAAAACGGACCGAATGGCGTCAACTCGTGAATGAGGATCTGGTACATCGTAGCAATCTGATCGCCAGATATTCAGCAGCGCGAGACACCAAAGCTGGAGATGCCAGTGAGCAGGATGAGCATATGCACATTCTCGCCAATCCTCTCATTCCTCACGCATTTGAGGTGTTGGACCGCGCAGCGGGTGCCAATTGTATCGAACCGCGATATCCCTTCTGGGACAAGGAATTGTTGTTGTTTTGTCTTGGGCTTCCGGCCAGTCAAAAACTGGGCAATGGCTGGACCCGATTAATCCTCCGACAGGCGATGGAAGACATCCTGCCGACTGCAGTGCAATGGCGCCGCGACAAGGCTGATTTCACATCAAACACTGCGGTCAGCATGCTGAGCCATAATCAAGCGCTGATGAGCAGCATTATGGGCGCCGAAGCCGATAGATTAGCGCCCTACGTGAACATGGATTTCCTGCGAAAGGCTTTTCAACGCCTGTCGCAACAAGGTGACCGTGCCCAGCTGGAGGACATCCTGCATGTATGGCGATCTGTATGGCTGTCACTCTGGTTGAAGCAGATGGAACGGGGCACAAGCATTGAGTATTGA
- a CDS encoding HPr kinase/phosphorylase — MSIDRHLSHATATQDHAAGTARFYTAYGLVFASALVLPELIEVEPCAADVWINIGNPEEQEAPGGDTTWYRFEEDSAVLHWDAVGTFKVRYGNEIVVEQAENVADDLVAFPLLGPVLAVLLHQRGLLILHASSISIKGRGLCLLGDKGAGKSTTAASLVAAGHMLLTDDIVAIECDADGDFYVLAGFPQIKLAADAGARIGLADARILAQAHPSIDKNRHRLMSGFSDHRVKLEKLFILVRGNEIGVTSLSDKQSLDALIRYSYMSRFGTSAMAGASVAVHLMQCAKIAGALKVNVLTVPDNLGRLGELVDVLERQAA; from the coding sequence TTGAGTATTGATAGACACCTCTCCCATGCGACGGCTACGCAGGATCACGCGGCAGGAACCGCCCGGTTTTACACAGCCTATGGTCTGGTTTTTGCCTCCGCCCTTGTTCTGCCTGAGTTGATCGAAGTTGAGCCTTGTGCCGCTGATGTATGGATCAACATAGGGAACCCCGAAGAACAGGAAGCCCCAGGTGGAGACACGACCTGGTATCGGTTTGAAGAGGATAGTGCAGTCCTTCACTGGGATGCTGTCGGCACATTCAAGGTCCGTTACGGAAATGAAATCGTCGTTGAACAGGCAGAGAATGTGGCAGACGATCTTGTCGCCTTTCCGCTGCTAGGGCCGGTTCTGGCTGTGCTGCTGCATCAGCGTGGACTGCTTATCCTGCACGCCAGTTCCATTAGCATCAAAGGCCGTGGCCTGTGCCTTTTGGGAGACAAGGGCGCGGGCAAGTCGACAACTGCGGCGTCATTGGTCGCGGCGGGACATATGTTGTTGACTGATGATATCGTTGCAATCGAGTGCGATGCAGACGGCGATTTTTACGTTCTCGCCGGCTTTCCCCAAATCAAGTTAGCCGCAGATGCCGGTGCCCGAATAGGTCTGGCAGATGCCAGAATTCTTGCGCAAGCACATCCTTCCATTGACAAAAACCGACACCGCCTGATGTCAGGGTTTTCCGACCACCGCGTAAAACTGGAAAAGCTGTTTATTCTGGTCCGCGGCAACGAGATAGGTGTCACGAGCCTATCCGACAAGCAAAGTCTCGATGCGCTGATCCGCTACTCATACATGTCCAGGTTCGGGACTTCCGCAATGGCCGGAGCCTCTGTTGCGGTCCATTTGATGCAATGCGCGAAAATTGCCGGGGCCTTGAAAGTCAATGTCTTGACCGTCCCTGACAATCTGGGCCGGCTCGGTGAGTTGGTGGACGTTCTTGAAAGGCAGGCGGCCTGA
- a CDS encoding ABC transporter ATP-binding protein produces MNIAPSNLPESAASLGMGRKQIATQIRLLMAHIGRISGGRFWMALILLLFGSLTEGISIFLLIPLLHIMNQTDGAFVMQLGQIDALSRWLPDIAVSLPVILALLIGLVSLQAFFVRWKSIYLARMLIDFLNQTRIELFDAIARARWEKVAQSRKSELEHALTADIEKIQACGFFLLNICQTLVIMSVYAGLCFLISVPTTLIVLAVGAILYAGLSPFRVNAAKFGVLTTRNRKEQYRTISDFLSGIKMAKMLNGERFYFDLLDRNLARITKDNTSYVNQSTIGTAAFQVASAIGLAAFAYISLVVFRVSMVEFLVLLVIFVRVTPRLLSLHTQVQQFLVSLPAYGSVLKLTGEFAAERELAKETRVPVSFKLEKGITLKHVSYCHEMAGRNFALRDISLEIPAGKVTALIGPSGAGKSTLADIIAGLIEVTSGAMSVDGMLIGSDNQRAWRSHVAIVHQDVFLLHDTIRANLLFSKPDANDAEISKALDIAQALEFTKHLPLGLDTIVGERGGLLSGGERQRIAIACAVLRKPKLLVLDEATSALDWVNQALIAETIEKLRGETTILTIDHGDAMIAHADQVIAMEEGRLVDSGKYSKLRTKREPRLSKVIAG; encoded by the coding sequence ATGAACATTGCGCCATCAAACCTTCCGGAGTCAGCGGCCTCTCTGGGTATGGGCAGAAAGCAAATAGCGACACAAATTCGGCTTCTGATGGCGCATATAGGGCGCATTTCAGGAGGCCGGTTTTGGATGGCGCTTATTCTGCTGCTTTTTGGCAGCCTGACCGAGGGCATTTCCATATTTCTGTTGATCCCGCTGCTTCATATTATGAATCAGACCGATGGCGCATTCGTGATGCAACTCGGCCAGATAGACGCATTGTCCCGTTGGTTACCCGACATCGCTGTTTCGCTTCCGGTAATACTCGCATTGCTCATCGGGCTGGTGTCCCTTCAAGCCTTCTTTGTCAGGTGGAAGTCGATTTATCTGGCCCGGATGCTCATCGATTTTCTCAATCAGACGCGTATCGAATTGTTCGACGCGATTGCGCGCGCACGCTGGGAGAAAGTGGCGCAGAGCCGAAAATCGGAACTTGAGCATGCTCTGACCGCAGATATTGAAAAAATCCAGGCATGTGGTTTTTTCCTGCTCAATATATGCCAAACCCTTGTTATTATGTCGGTTTACGCCGGTCTATGCTTCCTGATTTCAGTTCCTACCACCTTGATCGTGCTGGCTGTGGGCGCAATCCTCTATGCTGGTTTGTCGCCTTTTCGCGTGAATGCCGCAAAGTTTGGCGTGCTGACCACACGAAACAGAAAGGAACAATATCGCACCATTTCGGATTTCCTGTCCGGCATCAAAATGGCAAAAATGTTGAACGGCGAGCGGTTCTATTTTGACCTTCTGGATCGAAATTTGGCCCGGATAACAAAAGACAACACATCCTATGTAAATCAAAGCACCATTGGCACCGCCGCTTTCCAGGTTGCCAGTGCAATCGGGTTAGCTGCTTTCGCTTATATCTCTCTGGTGGTGTTCAGGGTTTCCATGGTGGAGTTTCTGGTTCTTCTGGTGATTTTCGTCCGTGTCACCCCCAGATTGTTAAGCCTTCACACCCAGGTGCAGCAATTTCTTGTCAGCCTGCCGGCCTATGGTTCGGTTTTGAAATTGACCGGAGAGTTTGCAGCGGAACGCGAACTTGCAAAGGAAACCCGTGTGCCAGTTTCGTTCAAGCTGGAAAAAGGGATCACCCTGAAGCATGTCAGCTATTGCCATGAGATGGCCGGGCGTAATTTTGCCCTGCGTGACATCTCACTGGAAATACCAGCTGGCAAAGTGACGGCGCTTATCGGGCCATCGGGGGCGGGAAAAAGCACCTTGGCGGATATCATTGCCGGTTTGATTGAAGTGACGTCAGGAGCAATGTCCGTAGATGGCATGTTGATTGGCTCGGACAATCAAAGGGCATGGCGCTCTCACGTCGCCATCGTTCATCAGGACGTCTTTCTGCTGCATGACACCATCAGAGCCAATTTACTCTTTTCCAAGCCTGATGCGAATGACGCTGAAATTTCAAAGGCCCTTGATATCGCGCAAGCGCTGGAATTTACAAAACATCTGCCTCTCGGCCTGGACACAATTGTTGGAGAAAGAGGTGGGCTGCTGTCCGGGGGAGAACGCCAAAGGATCGCCATAGCTTGTGCTGTTTTGAGAAAACCCAAACTGCTCGTGCTTGATGAAGCGACCAGCGCACTGGATTGGGTCAATCAGGCGCTGATTGCTGAAACCATCGAAAAATTACGCGGTGAAACCACCATTCTGACAATCGACCACGGGGACGCGATGATTGCTCATGCCGATCAAGTCATTGCGATGGAGGAGGGCAGGCTTGTCGATTCTGGAAAATATTCAAAATTGCGAACAAAGCGTGAGCCTCGTTTATCAAAAGTGATTGCAGGTTAA
- a CDS encoding sugar transferase: protein MAVFEKSSPWRIQARQVRQTQNENLPRISRSSLKRIFDVVGASIGLVVLSPLMLMLAALVKFTDGGSVFYGHRRIGRNGSTFKCLKFRTMAANSEELLEIYLSENESARVEWDRDRKLKSDPRITSIGVVLRNLSLDELPQLFNILLGEMSMVGPRPVVSDELEKYGAAAQYYLSTRPGLTGLWQISGRNDVSYGRRVELDQIYVKNWSFQSDLVIIIKTIPVVCLAKGSY, encoded by the coding sequence ATGGCTGTTTTCGAAAAATCCTCCCCTTGGCGCATACAAGCTCGCCAGGTTCGACAAACACAAAACGAAAATCTGCCCCGAATATCCAGAAGTTCCTTGAAGCGTATTTTTGATGTTGTCGGCGCCTCAATCGGGTTGGTCGTCCTGTCTCCATTGATGCTCATGTTAGCCGCGCTCGTTAAGTTCACTGATGGCGGTTCTGTATTTTACGGGCATCGTCGTATCGGGCGAAACGGTTCAACATTCAAATGCCTGAAATTTAGGACAATGGCTGCGAACAGCGAAGAATTGTTGGAAATTTACCTGTCTGAAAACGAATCTGCTCGCGTTGAGTGGGACCGCGACAGAAAACTCAAAAGTGACCCCCGGATCACATCGATTGGCGTGGTTCTCAGAAACCTGAGTCTGGACGAACTTCCGCAACTCTTCAACATCCTACTCGGCGAAATGAGCATGGTGGGTCCAAGGCCGGTGGTCAGCGACGAGCTGGAAAAATATGGGGCTGCAGCACAGTATTATCTCAGCACCCGGCCAGGACTCACAGGACTTTGGCAAATCAGCGGTCGCAACGATGTCAGTTATGGGCGTCGTGTGGAGCTCGATCAGATTTACGTGAAAAATTGGTCATTCCAGTCAGATCTCGTGATCATTATCAAAACGATCCCTGTCGTATGTCTGGCTAAGGGCAGCTACTGA